Proteins from one Mycoplasma sp. Pen4 genomic window:
- a CDS encoding HAD family hydrolase, protein MKRLFAFDLDGTLLRKDNTINPETKKVLKHSREQGHYNVIATGRGLKKVLPLIENGELSEIDYIVCSNGALYYDVKNQTTHVVKTLLNKVFWILKDVALEHDLILTVDTIDFNGSYLPNNKFPAWMTEQQIMDMNIFNVVDLDTLEHVVLNHDSVITQIALRNPLETAKAITDEIREKTKDLPCEVYLTNSVYTDVNPEGISKYVGIVELLKSLGLTTQNLVTFGDSGNDVEMIEKAHIGVAVGNATQEAKAVADYVIGDHETATIGEKMMEIITQK, encoded by the coding sequence ATGAAACGTTTATTTGCATTCGATTTAGATGGAACATTGTTACGTAAAGATAATACAATCAACCCAGAAACTAAAAAAGTTTTAAAGCATTCAAGAGAACAAGGACACTACAATGTAATCGCTACAGGTAGAGGTCTAAAGAAAGTTTTACCATTAATTGAAAATGGTGAATTAAGTGAAATTGACTACATAGTTTGTTCAAATGGTGCATTATATTATGATGTTAAAAACCAGACAACTCATGTTGTAAAAACACTTTTAAATAAGGTGTTTTGAATACTTAAAGATGTTGCATTAGAACACGATTTAATCTTAACCGTAGACACAATCGATTTTAATGGTTCATATTTACCAAACAACAAATTCCCGGCATGAATGACTGAACAACAAATTATGGATATGAATATTTTTAATGTAGTTGATTTAGATACATTAGAACATGTAGTTTTAAACCATGATTCAGTAATCACACAAATTGCTCTTAGAAATCCACTTGAAACTGCAAAAGCAATTACAGATGAAATAAGAGAAAAAACAAAAGATTTACCATGTGAAGTTTACTTAACAAATTCTGTTTATACTGATGTAAACCCAGAAGGAATTTCTAAATATGTTGGTATTGTTGAATTACTTAAATCACTAGGCTTAACAACCCAAAATTTAGTAACTTTTGGTGATAGTGGTAATGATGTTGAAATGATCGAAAAAGCCCACATTGGAGTAGCTGTTGGTAATGCAACACAAGAAGCAAAAGCAGTAGCTGATTACGTTATTGGTGATCATGAAACTGCAACCATCGGTGAAAAAATGATGGAAATTATTACACAAAAATAA
- a CDS encoding PQ-loop domain-containing transporter, giving the protein MKITESIKALFATSDTSTGSVAAMKATPFDIPFQVFLWMSVVFVISLSLPQLFKLIKDKKTGDVSFTSFWIFHIGILLWVVWGATNQLNQVMLNVMVADGVSLFVNGVMTILLYKHKAEFSAERKMRGYIGVGITWVIGAVLIGFYIADWNHDANSFLLKVPATASTVMGFVFPALTTLAFTPQLVQSFKTNQWQSVTYWMYVLYVVNNIVWIIWWCLGIAQQNAQTNPDTGSLFAGLTWQIISLILFSVQLGFTLHDRILIKKGIRKAQ; this is encoded by the coding sequence ATGAAAATAACAGAAAGTATTAAGGCATTATTTGCTACATCAGATACTTCAACAGGATCTGTTGCAGCAATGAAAGCAACACCTTTCGACATTCCTTTCCAAGTTTTTCTTTGGATGTCAGTGGTGTTTGTTATCTCACTTAGTTTGCCACAATTATTCAAATTAATCAAAGATAAAAAGACAGGAGACGTAAGTTTTACATCATTTTGAATTTTCCACATTGGAATTTTATTATGAGTAGTATGAGGTGCAACTAACCAGTTAAATCAGGTTATGTTAAACGTTATGGTTGCCGACGGTGTAAGTTTATTTGTAAATGGTGTTATGACTATTTTACTTTATAAACATAAAGCAGAATTTTCAGCTGAAAGAAAAATGCGTGGATACATTGGTGTAGGTATTACATGAGTTATTGGAGCTGTGTTAATTGGTTTCTACATTGCAGATTGAAACCACGACGCTAACAGTTTCTTATTAAAAGTACCTGCAACAGCATCTACAGTAATGGGATTTGTTTTCCCTGCATTAACTACTTTAGCATTTACACCTCAACTTGTTCAATCATTCAAAACAAATCAATGACAATCTGTTACATACTGAATGTATGTGTTATATGTTGTAAACAACATTGTATGAATTATTTGATGATGTTTAGGAATAGCACAACAAAATGCTCAAACAAACCCAGATACAGGTAGTTTATTTGCTGGACTTACATGACAAATAATTTCATTAATTTTATTCTCAGTGCAATTAGGATTCACATTACACGATAGAATCTTAATTAAAAAAGGAATAAGAAAAGCTCAATAA
- a CDS encoding DJ-1/PfpI family protein encodes MKLLVLLENTFNDIELTTTLSIFKASNKFDEITFYSSYANKSVGQFNITTVDSIINEVNVNDYDAIFIPGGSGCQTLRTNKDNLNTIKQFIDAQKRVFAICDAPNVLAETKILPDVKYSSYPSEWSILTRTEKRTDNDVTVDQQFITARNAVSAEQFGFTILKELFGKDHANAVYQAISGNIDKTIF; translated from the coding sequence ATGAAACTATTAGTTTTACTTGAAAACACATTCAATGATATTGAATTAACAACAACACTATCAATCTTTAAAGCATCAAATAAATTTGATGAAATCACATTCTATTCATCATATGCTAATAAATCAGTTGGTCAATTTAACATTACAACAGTCGATTCAATCATAAACGAAGTGAATGTAAATGATTATGATGCAATCTTTATTCCAGGCGGAAGTGGTTGTCAAACATTAAGAACAAACAAAGATAACTTAAATACAATTAAACAATTTATCGATGCACAAAAACGTGTTTTTGCTATTTGTGATGCACCAAATGTACTTGCAGAAACAAAAATATTACCTGATGTTAAATATTCTTCATATCCAAGTGAATGAAGTATTCTAACAAGAACAGAAAAACGTACTGATAATGATGTTACAGTTGATCAACAATTCATCACTGCACGTAATGCTGTTTCAGCAGAACAATTTGGTTTTACAATCTTAAAAGAACTTTTTGGTAAAGATCATGCAAACGCAGTTTACCAAGCAATATCTGGTAACATTGATAAAACTATTTTTTAG
- a CDS encoding MSC_0882 family membrane protein gives MFRPKNTSPSSVQQLTAEVPATINEEQNRIEEVDSNEILSRPLANTLKREKRIVWFAFWFWFGIFIAAWIGVLMNYFLNTIPGQKESNPTQGLAWYIMFALIILISFALFIKATFKISAIKKTLVACRESTQSGDIFAANTTITDIFRATTMKKMRLSWIFAFVITYFGLFNLIILMFLNIYGGIWEIHSNSASFKYDITINWWAIFDNAFGNVKTLLWVDLGVAFGIITLFVFTNLYDTKRIMDLKKYLGQDANTIITTVNSDKSSENKAWFKVYIIVFVLVVLMPLALLLFLLWRGIIRKGKK, from the coding sequence ATGTTCCGTCCTAAAAATACATCACCTTCAAGCGTTCAACAATTAACCGCAGAAGTGCCTGCAACAATTAATGAAGAACAAAATAGAATTGAAGAAGTTGATTCAAACGAGATATTATCAAGACCATTAGCAAATACACTTAAACGTGAAAAACGTATTGTATGATTTGCTTTCTGATTCTGATTTGGTATCTTCATTGCTGCGTGAATTGGTGTTTTAATGAACTACTTCTTAAACACAATTCCAGGTCAAAAAGAATCAAATCCAACACAAGGTTTAGCTTGATATATTATGTTTGCATTAATAATTCTCATTTCGTTTGCATTATTTATAAAAGCAACATTTAAAATCTCAGCAATCAAAAAAACCCTTGTGGCATGCCGCGAAAGTACTCAATCCGGTGATATTTTTGCAGCTAACACTACTATTACCGATATCTTTCGCGCTACCACAATGAAAAAAATGAGATTATCTTGAATTTTCGCCTTTGTTATTACATACTTTGGTTTATTCAATTTAATAATTTTAATGTTCTTAAACATATATGGTGGTATTTGAGAAATACATAGTAATTCTGCTTCATTCAAATATGATATTACTATTAATTGATGAGCAATTTTCGACAACGCATTCGGAAATGTTAAAACATTACTATGAGTTGATCTAGGTGTTGCATTTGGGATTATTACTCTATTTGTATTCACAAACTTATATGATACGAAACGTATCATGGATCTTAAAAAATATTTAGGGCAAGATGCAAACACTATTATTACAACAGTTAATAGCGATAAATCATCAGAAAACAAAGCTTGATTTAAAGTTTATATCATAGTCTTTGTTTTAGTTGTATTAATGCCGCTTGCTTTACTTTTATTCCTTTTATGAAGAGGAATAATCAGAAAGGGAAAAAAATAA
- the def gene encoding peptide deformylase, which translates to MKNKKFDIKIIQLPDPVLRKKSKDVPIPLTDEDIELAERMIYHIDDSQTENTEFRPGVGVAAVQYGILKNVFYIYLQDQNGNTIFKDVLFNPRIITKSDSKVALDEGEGCLSVDEEWPKQEGYVHRSASIVVDAYSYNERKWLRYTANGYLAIVFQHELDHLQGMLFIDRIAQKNPWKRYPKAKYL; encoded by the coding sequence ATGAAAAATAAAAAATTTGATATTAAAATAATTCAATTACCGGACCCAGTCCTTAGAAAAAAATCAAAAGATGTACCAATTCCTCTTACTGATGAGGATATTGAGTTAGCAGAAAGAATGATTTATCACATTGATGACTCACAAACAGAAAACACTGAGTTTCGTCCTGGTGTAGGAGTTGCTGCAGTGCAATATGGTATCTTGAAAAATGTGTTTTACATCTATCTCCAAGATCAAAACGGAAACACAATCTTTAAAGATGTGTTATTTAACCCACGAATTATTACAAAAAGCGATTCAAAAGTTGCACTTGATGAAGGAGAAGGGTGCTTAAGTGTCGATGAAGAATGACCAAAACAAGAAGGTTATGTTCATCGTTCAGCATCAATAGTTGTGGATGCTTACAGTTACAATGAAAGAAAATGACTACGTTATACCGCTAATGGTTATTTAGCCATTGTATTCCAACACGAATTAGATCACTTACAAGGAATGCTATTTATTGATCGTATAGCACAAAAAAATCCTTGAAAACGTTATCCAAAAGCTAAATATCTATAA
- the plsY gene encoding glycerol-3-phosphate 1-O-acyltransferase PlsY — translation MIIFTSILLNLMFLAIGYLIGSANTSIIISKILKNDVRNHHSNNAGATNSVRVLGKKMGAIILFIDILKTIASVSLAFGILSWVNIHNDTSEYLYGVPMFAGIGTVLGHSFPIFFGFKGGKGVACSIGLIISYNIVLLPIAAVFFFGVLFWKKYVSLASMLAAILLTPFLFISWMSESSIAFATNMQNLLPYSPLQGLIYLGALGLILWTHRGNILRLKRHEERKISFSKSK, via the coding sequence ATGATAATTTTTACATCTATACTATTGAATCTTATGTTTTTAGCAATAGGGTATTTAATAGGCTCAGCAAATACTTCTATCATTATAAGTAAGATCTTAAAGAATGATGTTCGTAACCATCATTCTAATAATGCAGGAGCAACTAATTCTGTTCGCGTATTAGGCAAGAAAATGGGAGCAATAATCTTGTTTATTGATATATTAAAAACTATTGCATCAGTATCGCTAGCATTTGGTATTTTAAGTTGAGTTAATATACACAATGACACTTCAGAATATTTATATGGAGTACCAATGTTTGCTGGTATCGGTACAGTTTTAGGACATAGTTTTCCAATTTTCTTTGGTTTCAAAGGCGGAAAAGGAGTGGCTTGTTCAATTGGTTTAATAATTTCTTATAATATAGTTTTATTACCTATTGCTGCAGTTTTCTTCTTTGGAGTTTTATTCTGAAAGAAATACGTATCACTTGCTAGCATGCTAGCAGCGATATTATTAACACCATTTCTCTTTATCTCTTGAATGTCTGAATCATCAATTGCTTTTGCAACAAATATGCAAAATTTATTACCTTATTCACCATTACAAGGATTAATTTACCTTGGGGCTCTAGGATTAATTCTATGAACTCACAGAGGAAATATTTTAAGATTAAAAAGACATGAAGAACGTAAGATTTCTTTTAGTAAATCAAAATAA
- the eno gene encoding phosphopyruvate hydratase yields MSAITKIHAREILDSRGNPTIEVEVYTQYGGYGIAKVPSGASTGTREALELRDKGSKYEGNWFGGKGVMLAVDHVNNDIAPHIIGMEVTQQREIDMKMIELDGTENKEKFGANAILGVSCAVARAAANELQIPLYKYLGGFNAHELPVPMLNVINGGEHASNTIDFQEFMIMPVGAKSFREALQMANFVFHNLAKLLKKHGHGVQVGDEGGFAPNFKSHEEALDFLVEAIKLAGYTPATSGENAVAIAMDCASSELYEDGVYTFKKLKAAVEEGKPGFEELKDTKFTYTTDEMIDYLKELVAKYPIVSIEDGFAEGDWEGFKKFTAEMGEKIQIVGDDLTVTNTAILKRAIEEKSMNSILIKINQIGSLTETFEAIQMAQKANMTAVVSHRSGETEDTTIADIAVAMNTGQIKTGSLSRTDRIAKYNRLLAIEEELGTTSKFNGIKAFYNVVK; encoded by the coding sequence ATGTCAGCAATTACAAAAATTCATGCACGTGAAATTTTAGATTCACGTGGTAACCCAACTATTGAAGTTGAAGTTTACACACAATACGGTGGTTACGGAATCGCTAAAGTTCCATCAGGTGCATCAACAGGTACACGTGAAGCTTTAGAATTAAGAGATAAAGGTTCTAAATACGAAGGAAACTGATTCGGTGGAAAAGGAGTTATGTTAGCAGTTGATCACGTTAACAACGATATTGCTCCTCACATCATTGGAATGGAAGTTACACAACAACGTGAAATCGACATGAAAATGATCGAATTAGACGGAACAGAAAACAAAGAAAAATTTGGAGCAAACGCAATTCTTGGAGTTTCATGTGCTGTTGCGCGTGCTGCTGCAAACGAATTACAAATTCCTCTTTACAAATACTTAGGTGGATTCAATGCTCACGAATTACCAGTTCCTATGTTAAACGTTATTAACGGTGGGGAACATGCTTCAAACACAATTGACTTCCAAGAATTCATGATTATGCCAGTTGGAGCAAAATCATTCAGAGAAGCATTACAAATGGCAAACTTTGTATTCCACAACTTAGCTAAATTACTTAAAAAACACGGACACGGTGTTCAAGTTGGTGATGAAGGTGGATTCGCTCCTAACTTTAAATCACATGAAGAAGCTCTTGATTTCTTAGTTGAAGCTATTAAATTAGCAGGTTACACACCAGCTACTTCAGGAGAAAACGCAGTCGCTATTGCTATGGACTGTGCTTCAAGTGAACTTTACGAAGATGGAGTTTACACATTCAAAAAATTAAAAGCTGCAGTAGAAGAAGGAAAACCTGGTTTCGAAGAATTAAAAGATACAAAATTCACATATACAACAGATGAAATGATCGACTACTTAAAAGAATTAGTTGCTAAATACCCAATCGTTTCAATCGAAGATGGATTTGCAGAAGGTGACTGAGAAGGATTTAAAAAATTCACAGCAGAAATGGGAGAAAAAATCCAAATCGTTGGGGATGACCTTACAGTTACAAACACAGCTATTTTAAAACGTGCTATTGAAGAAAAATCAATGAACTCAATCTTAATTAAAATTAACCAAATTGGTTCATTAACAGAAACATTTGAAGCTATCCAAATGGCTCAAAAAGCAAATATGACAGCTGTTGTATCACACCGTTCAGGTGAAACAGAAGATACAACAATCGCTGATATTGCTGTAGCAATGAATACAGGACAAATTAAAACAGGTTCATTATCAAGAACAGACCGTATTGCAAAATACAACAGATTACTTGCAATCGAAGAAGAGCTTGGTACAACATCTAAATTTAACGGTATTAAAGCATTCTACAACGTTGTTAAATAA